The genomic window ACTGTGCGAAGAAGTAGAAGGCATTCATGAAGTGGTGCAAGTCTACTAATATCAAGCCCTTACCCCAGCCGTTCTCATCGGGGCGGGGCTTTTTTTTGCGTATCAACCAAAAATCCCTGATCCTCAGCTGACCACACTGGCCGGCAAGGATCAGGGTTCTCCCGCTACACTTCACCTGCGCACACTCTCCGAACCTTCCCTCAGGAACTCATCCCAGAATGAGCGATGCGCTGATAAGACACTTCGAAGATCGTCGTCATCGTCTGATAGACCATCTCACAGCCCTGCGCCAACACAGCCATGCTCTGCTCCAGATCTTCGATCCCATTGAGCTTCGTAAAGTGCTTCTTCGTCTGATGAAGATCATCCAACATCTCAACATTCACGTAGTGAATCTCCAAATTGCGTTTCTTGCGCAGAACATTCAGCGGCTCCTGATAGGCGGCTTTGATCTTCTGCAGGCGATCATAGAGATCCTGTACGGAGGGCTCCGTCCTCATCTGCCGCAGAACCGTAAAGAAGGAATACCTTGGTTTCACCCGCTCTGTCCTCAGCATGTACAGCTCATTCATAAAATAGCCGAGCTTATCGAGAATGGAGAATACGCGGACGATGGCATTTTTGTAAAAATAGACGTGTAAGCGATAATCGGCCAACTCACCGGCGTCCATCTCTTCTTCGAACTGCTTATGAACCCGCTTGCTAAACCATGCCGCGGCATATTGGCTCTGCTCCAGCTCATTCAAGGAATCCTTGAAACCTCTGGCCCAGGCCTCAAGGCGGTAGATCGAAGCATGTTCCTCCATGCCGTCGGGGATGCTCGCGCGAAGCTGCCCGCAATATCGATCGATCAAGTGGAAGATCTTCCGGAATTGTTCACTCTGCTCTGCACTCGGCTCTCCAAGCAGACGTCGCAGCAATCGCCTCACCTCATCTAATAAGATCTGAAGCAGTATGTACGGGCCGAATCATCCAAGACTTGTCTCTGCAGTCTGACCGACACGGCGCAGCGCACGTCTGCTCTTCCATACCTCGATGATCATGTAGCATTGGACGGAGAACATCACAGCGATGATCATCGTGTGCAACATCGCTGCGAAGACGTAGACATCCGCATTCTCAAGCGCGAATGTAACCAGTGCTCCGCTTAAGATCTGCAGGATGATGGTGACGAATACAATGTTTCCCGCTCTGCGCATATGGGCCGGCATCTCACGAGCGCGAAGCGTCCAGACGGTAACCCACGCGATCAAGATGAACAGAATCAACGCGCTTAACCGGTGTATGAACACGATGCCTGCTGCTCCCGTCAGTTCGGGGATCCACTCTCCGTTGCACAGCGGCCAGCCCGTGCAGCCTGCGAAGGACTCGGTATGCCGCACATAGGCGCCAAGATAGACGACGACATAACAGAAGATCGCCGAGATCCACAGCAAGGCATAGTACCCGCTGCTGTAGCGGAAGTTCTCGGACTCTCCCGCGTCCGTCTCGGATCTGCCAACCGCTTTGACGAGCAGATACGTACATGCAAAGGCGATCAGCGAGAACCCGAAATGAAGCGCCAAGACAGCGTCTGACTGCGGCTGTACGACGGCCATCGCGCCGAGGATCGCTTGCAAAACGGTAAAGAAGAGCGAACTTCCTGCATAGATGACCGCTTCCTTGTTCTCCCGCATATAGCGCCATACCAGCACGAAGGCCGCCGCGACGATGATCCCCACAATCCCCGAGATCAGGCGATGGTTGTACTCTAGGAAGGATTCAACGGTATAAGCCGGGATGAACTTGCCATTACACAGCGGCCAGTCGGTGCCGCAGCCCCGGCCGGCATCCATCTTCGTCACGGCTACGCCAGCGATCAGGACGAAGAACATGCCGATACACGATAGAAGCGATACATTCCTGACTATACGGTTCAAGACTTCCTGCACCTCTACTTCCTAAGTGTGTTCCGCTATCATTATATCGCTTACAATGTGACAATTTCCACGTCCATACGAGAAAGATGTGAACAAGTTTTGACATTCGCATGGACCTCAGGAAATTCTCGATCTTCGGGAAACTCCCTATCAGTGCATATCTGCATCAGCGGAATCTCTTCGGCACGAAGGCGAGCAGTCTCACGAGCACCTTCTGCACACGGTCAGGAATGTAACCGAGATCTTCATCGTTAACCAACTGGAACTTCAGGATCAACAGGATATAACCGACACCAAGTACGAAGCTGACGATCGAAGCGATGACCATATCGTTCAGTCTAACCAGCGGCGTAGCGATCAGCATGCTCAGAAGTTCATGCAGGCCGTAGCCGAGCAGGGCCAGCACGGCTGTCGAGACGAACAGCAGCACCCACTGCTTCATCGTAAAGATCGAGAATCGCACCATCTTCCGCAAGACATATCGATATAGCGTGAAGATGAAGGCGAAGGTCAGCATCGTCGCGCCGACGATCCCATAGATCCCGAACAACTGAGCAAGCAGGATGCTTGTGACCAATTTCACGATGATGCCGAGGATTACGATCCGCATGGTAAGATAAGTCTTGCCAAGTCCTGTCAAGATCGATCCCGTGGTCATCATCATGACTTGGAACAGCGTACTTGCCACAAGCATGGCGATGATGTCCGATCCCTCTGTATCCCCGAATAGAAATCCATTGAACGAAGGAGCTGCCGCACAGAGCATCAGCACGATCGGCAGCGCCGTTAAGATCGTCACCTTCAGCGCCAGGACGCTCTGTGTCCGCACCCTCTCCATATCGCGCTGCGCATAGGCGGAGCTGACGACAGGCAGGATCGTCTGGCCGACGGCGATCGCCAGGACAGGTGCGATGCCGGCAAAGGACTGAGCGCGTCCCGATAAGATCCCGAGGGTCTCCTTGGCCGCCTCATAGCCGATGCTGCCTTCCAACAAACCGATCGTAATCGAGGAGTCGATGAAGTAGATCATCGGCACATTGAGCGAGACGAAACAGATCGGAATCGCAAGCTGGAAGATCCGGCGATAGATCGC from Insulibacter thermoxylanivorax includes these protein-coding regions:
- a CDS encoding Cthe_2314 family HEPN domain-containing protein, whose translation is MLRRLLGEPSAEQSEQFRKIFHLIDRYCGQLRASIPDGMEEHASIYRLEAWARGFKDSLNELEQSQYAAAWFSKRVHKQFEEEMDAGELADYRLHVYFYKNAIVRVFSILDKLGYFMNELYMLRTERVKPRYSFFTVLRQMRTEPSVQDLYDRLQKIKAAYQEPLNVLRKKRNLEIHYVNVEMLDDLHQTKKHFTKLNGIEDLEQSMAVLAQGCEMVYQTMTTIFEVSYQRIAHSGMSS
- a CDS encoding COX15/CtaA family protein, with amino-acid sequence MNRIVRNVSLLSCIGMFFVLIAGVAVTKMDAGRGCGTDWPLCNGKFIPAYTVESFLEYNHRLISGIVGIIVAAAFVLVWRYMRENKEAVIYAGSSLFFTVLQAILGAMAVVQPQSDAVLALHFGFSLIAFACTYLLVKAVGRSETDAGESENFRYSSGYYALLWISAIFCYVVVYLGAYVRHTESFAGCTGWPLCNGEWIPELTGAAGIVFIHRLSALILFILIAWVTVWTLRAREMPAHMRRAGNIVFVTIILQILSGALVTFALENADVYVFAAMLHTMIIAVMFSVQCYMIIEVWKSRRALRRVGQTAETSLG
- a CDS encoding putative polysaccharide biosynthesis protein, producing MDNEAASVRQSLLRGTMILALAAFVARFLGLIQRVPLQYLLGDAGMATYGIAYNIYSALLVIATAGIPSALSKLISDRTALGRHREALDIFRAAAKFAFTAGLVMTIFLFIIAPYYAEYITKDRDAALAIRTLAPAMLIFPLIAVMRGYYQGRQIMMAQGMSQIIEQILRVITAVSLAGILIWLGYDQATAAAGASFGGVAGAIGALCVMLWYWLRSRKQDKPLYEQEQFYYRQSTRAIYRRIFQLAIPICFVSLNVPMIYFIDSSITIGLLEGSIGYEAAKETLGILSGRAQSFAGIAPVLAIAVGQTILPVVSSAYAQRDMERVRTQSVLALKVTILTALPIVLMLCAAAPSFNGFLFGDTEGSDIIAMLVASTLFQVMMMTTGSILTGLGKTYLTMRIVILGIIVKLVTSILLAQLFGIYGIVGATMLTFAFIFTLYRYVLRKMVRFSIFTMKQWVLLFVSTAVLALLGYGLHELLSMLIATPLVRLNDMVIASIVSFVLGVGYILLILKFQLVNDEDLGYIPDRVQKVLVRLLAFVPKRFR